In a genomic window of Aggregatimonas sangjinii:
- a CDS encoding DUF4365 domain-containing protein translates to MRYKSTERLGVNATEGIILREFDWIFREQPIVDVGIDALIEESEDGNPTGKFIALQIKSGKGNFSLSRDKLTYYISNIHHNYWLNFDIPMLLIAHIPETNLTYWIEISQRTIKKTKKRWKVDIPIRNKLNIKAKEKIAELLTDKNYEYQSIKIFKGEDIDSQTVYDIAEKSTCLEDCKDSTIKTIELLESFTLKSNESSEKFKYFNEIGLTFKSPRVIASVGTYAKNMNLASKRMENECQIFSETFGAGIFAFEQAIMVHFFITQDIENVQKNLKSVETLPSALDSAIKGVNFMQESISKLPEDYKTLIIAKKQMMSVVDLIIDEYKVAKIIVGNLIESSNKLIEKSANKISYKKP, encoded by the coding sequence ATGAGGTATAAGTCAACTGAAAGGCTCGGCGTAAATGCAACTGAAGGTATTATTCTTCGTGAATTTGATTGGATTTTTAGAGAACAACCAATTGTAGATGTTGGAATAGATGCTCTGATTGAGGAATCAGAGGATGGAAATCCAACTGGAAAATTCATTGCTCTCCAAATAAAGTCAGGAAAAGGAAATTTTTCACTTTCAAGAGATAAACTAACTTATTATATCTCCAATATACATCACAACTATTGGTTGAATTTTGACATTCCAATGTTGTTAATTGCTCATATCCCTGAAACGAATCTTACCTACTGGATAGAAATTTCTCAGAGAACTATCAAAAAAACTAAAAAGAGATGGAAAGTTGATATTCCCATAAGAAATAAGCTAAATATTAAGGCTAAGGAAAAGATTGCAGAATTGTTAACTGATAAAAATTACGAGTATCAATCTATCAAAATATTCAAAGGAGAAGATATTGACTCCCAAACTGTATATGACATAGCCGAAAAATCAACCTGTCTAGAGGATTGTAAAGATTCGACTATTAAAACAATTGAGTTGCTTGAATCTTTTACTTTGAAATCGAACGAGAGTAGCGAAAAGTTCAAATATTTTAATGAAATTGGTTTAACATTCAAATCCCCGCGAGTGATTGCATCAGTCGGCACATATGCCAAGAACATGAATCTAGCTTCTAAAAGAATGGAAAATGAATGCCAAATATTTTCCGAGACCTTCGGGGCGGGTATTTTCGCATTTGAACAAGCAATAATGGTACATTTTTTTATAACACAGGACATTGAAAATGTCCAGAAAAATCTGAAAAGTGTAGAAACATTACCATCTGCACTTGATAGTGCGATAAAAGGGGTGAATTTTATGCAAGAATCAATATCAAAACTCCCAGAAGACTATAAGACACTAATTATCGCTAAAAAGCAGATGATGTCCGTCGTTGATTTAATTATTGATGAATATAAAGTTGCAAAAATAATTGTGGGAAATTTAATAGAATCATCAAATAAACTTATAGAAAAATCAGCTAATAAAATTTCTTACAAAAAGCCCTAG
- a CDS encoding nuclear transport factor 2 family protein encodes MKFKKILMLVLSSLLATTSCEEPNKQQGEAITSQKVIIEQERKAILATLNNETKAAFQRDYEAWQTKWVHDPDITKIYLDFPENTFSESVGWNEISQFVKTFMEEHPETEPLPELLDEIEVRLYGNGAWVTYEQQDALRGRKRETRLMEKVNGEWKIAGMQTTIYGSETNETK; translated from the coding sequence ATGAAATTCAAAAAGATACTAATGCTCGTTTTGTCGTCCCTTCTAGCGACCACAAGCTGTGAAGAGCCGAACAAACAGCAAGGCGAAGCAATCACAAGTCAAAAAGTAATTATTGAACAAGAAAGAAAGGCAATCCTAGCCACCTTAAATAATGAAACCAAGGCTGCTTTTCAAAGGGATTATGAGGCATGGCAAACCAAATGGGTACATGACCCCGACATCACCAAAATCTATCTAGATTTCCCTGAAAATACGTTTTCCGAATCGGTGGGCTGGAATGAAATCAGCCAATTCGTCAAGACCTTTATGGAAGAGCATCCCGAAACTGAACCCCTACCTGAACTACTGGATGAAATTGAAGTGCGCCTCTACGGCAACGGCGCCTGGGTTACCTACGAGCAGCAAGATGCACTAAGAGGTCGGAAACGAGAGACCAGACTCATGGAAAAGGTAAATGGGGAATGGAAAATTGCAGGGATGCAAACAACAATATATGGGTCAGAAACCAATGAGACCAAATAA
- a CDS encoding DUF2809 domain-containing protein: MAIPKRNRLLYFFLILLTIASGLFSRTDYIPDVVYPYLGDALYAVLIYFLIGFLFPSLRPLKTLLIGIGCCFFIEIFQLYEAEWIVRIRQTRIGGLILGHGFLWSDLLAYLIGAFVAFLLEQKLLKRFFYK, translated from the coding sequence ATGGCAATCCCAAAAAGAAACCGTCTTCTTTATTTCTTCCTCATACTGCTGACCATAGCATCAGGGCTGTTTTCAAGAACCGATTACATTCCGGATGTGGTGTATCCTTATTTGGGTGATGCCCTCTATGCAGTACTTATCTATTTTCTCATTGGATTCCTCTTTCCTAGCCTGAGACCCTTAAAAACACTATTGATTGGTATAGGATGCTGCTTTTTCATCGAAATCTTTCAGCTTTACGAGGCCGAGTGGATCGTAAGGATACGCCAGACCCGAATTGGCGGACTGATTCTGGGCCATGGTTTTCTTTGGAGCGATTTATTGGCCTATCTCATCGGGGCATTCGTCGCATTTCTCTTGGAGCAAAAACTATTGAAACGTTTTTTCTACAAATAG
- a CDS encoding gluconate:H+ symporter, with translation MPIVIVCIGILFLFLLIAHFKLNAFIAFILVSLFVGVAEGMDILKVVASIQTGLGKTLGGLILILGLGAMLGKLVADSGAAQRITAQLIDKFGKKNIQWAVVLTGFIVGIPMFYTVGFVILVPLVFTVAAATGLPLIYVGLPMLASLSVTHGYLPPHPAPTGIAVMFQADIGKTLLYGIIVAIPAIIVAGPLFSRTIKNIKATPLKEFLNPKVLTDKEMPSTFISIFTALLPVILIGLAAIIDSILPDGNPIKKVTSVIGNPVLAMLISVLVAIYTLGLARGRKMTEVMDSVAKSVAGITMVLLIIAGAGALKEVLIDSGVSTYIGDLLKGSTLSPLVLAWGIATVIRVCVGSATVAGLTAAGIALPLLGDSGVSPELMVLAIGSGSLMLSHVNDGGFWLYKEYFNLSVKDTLKTWTVMETTVGIMGLLGVLTLDFFI, from the coding sequence ATGCCCATCGTTATCGTCTGTATCGGAATTCTATTTTTATTCCTCCTTATCGCCCATTTTAAACTCAATGCTTTTATCGCCTTTATTTTAGTTTCGCTATTTGTTGGAGTAGCCGAAGGCATGGATATTTTGAAGGTCGTCGCATCCATTCAAACGGGCTTGGGCAAAACACTTGGAGGACTGATATTGATACTCGGTCTCGGAGCGATGCTTGGAAAGTTGGTAGCCGATAGTGGGGCCGCCCAGCGTATTACAGCACAATTGATCGACAAGTTCGGCAAGAAAAACATTCAATGGGCAGTAGTGCTTACCGGTTTTATCGTCGGAATACCGATGTTCTACACCGTTGGTTTCGTCATATTGGTACCTTTGGTATTTACCGTCGCGGCGGCCACCGGCCTTCCATTGATATATGTAGGCTTACCGATGCTGGCCTCGCTTTCGGTCACGCATGGCTACCTTCCTCCCCACCCGGCGCCCACAGGTATTGCGGTCATGTTCCAAGCAGATATCGGTAAAACCCTGCTCTATGGCATCATCGTCGCCATTCCTGCCATTATCGTAGCCGGGCCACTGTTTTCAAGAACCATAAAAAACATAAAGGCAACTCCGCTCAAGGAATTTTTAAATCCGAAAGTCTTAACCGATAAGGAAATGCCAAGTACTTTTATCAGCATTTTTACGGCTTTGCTACCCGTGATTCTGATCGGACTTGCCGCCATAATAGACTCGATTCTTCCTGACGGGAATCCAATCAAAAAAGTTACCTCGGTAATCGGAAATCCAGTATTGGCGATGCTGATTTCCGTCTTGGTCGCCATCTACACCCTAGGCTTGGCACGGGGCCGTAAAATGACCGAGGTTATGGATTCCGTAGCAAAATCGGTCGCGGGCATTACGATGGTACTATTGATCATTGCAGGTGCGGGCGCCTTAAAGGAAGTGCTTATAGATAGTGGTGTAAGCACCTATATTGGCGACCTGCTAAAGGGCTCCACCCTTTCACCCTTGGTTTTGGCCTGGGGCATCGCTACGGTAATACGCGTATGCGTGGGTTCGGCTACGGTAGCAGGATTGACCGCAGCTGGTATTGCCTTACCCTTGCTCGGCGACTCTGGCGTAAGTCCGGAACTGATGGTCTTGGCGATAGGATCGGGCAGCCTTATGCTTTCCCACGTAAACGATGGGGGTTTTTGGTTATACAAAGAGTACTTTAACCTTTCGGTAAAGGATACCCTGAAAACCTGGACCGTCATGGAAACCACTGTGGGCATTATGGGCCTTTTGGGGGTATTGACACTTGATTTTTTTATTTAA
- a CDS encoding D-TA family PLP-dependent enzyme, giving the protein MSDTLWYALKDTSQISSPALLLFPERIEENIRTMLSISGSVSSLRPHIKTHKMAEVIQMQQRHGIQKFKCATIAEAELLGKCKAEDVLLAMQPVAANIDRFFRLMDAYPETEFSTLVDNSNTLSEMVSKAAKANKIVSLYIDINNGMNRTGCAPDDKAIDLFASIEENEHTKARGLHVYDGHIRHTDISERKEVCDTAFETILELKLGIENHGFQVENVIAGGSPSFPIHAQRTNIETAPGTTLLWDSRYAELFPDMPFLHAAVLLMRIISKPAKDIICFDLGHKSVAPEMGFPRVTILGLEDSEQIGQSEEHLVVRTNKSDAFKVGDVFYAIPMHVCPTVAKYQEAITISEGEVTGAWQVAAQNRRITI; this is encoded by the coding sequence ATGTCAGATACACTTTGGTATGCCCTAAAAGATACGAGTCAGATCAGCTCCCCTGCCCTTCTGCTATTTCCAGAACGGATTGAAGAGAACATTCGGACCATGCTTTCCATTTCCGGCAGTGTTTCGAGCCTGCGACCCCATATCAAGACGCACAAAATGGCCGAGGTCATTCAAATGCAGCAACGCCATGGCATTCAAAAGTTCAAGTGTGCCACTATTGCCGAAGCGGAACTTTTGGGTAAATGCAAGGCCGAAGATGTGCTCTTGGCCATGCAGCCCGTGGCAGCGAACATCGATCGCTTTTTTAGATTGATGGATGCCTATCCCGAAACTGAATTTTCAACATTGGTCGATAATTCGAATACGCTTTCTGAAATGGTGTCAAAGGCAGCGAAAGCAAATAAAATAGTTTCCCTATATATCGATATCAACAACGGTATGAATCGCACGGGTTGCGCCCCGGATGATAAGGCTATTGACCTGTTCGCTTCCATCGAAGAAAATGAACATACGAAGGCTAGAGGATTGCATGTGTACGACGGTCACATCCGACATACGGATATTTCGGAACGAAAAGAAGTATGCGATACGGCATTCGAAACCATCCTAGAATTGAAACTTGGAATAGAAAATCACGGCTTTCAGGTTGAAAACGTCATTGCCGGTGGGTCGCCCTCCTTCCCTATTCATGCGCAGCGCACGAACATCGAAACCGCCCCGGGCACGACCTTGCTGTGGGATTCGCGCTATGCCGAACTCTTCCCCGACATGCCCTTTTTACATGCGGCGGTATTGTTGATGCGCATTATCAGTAAACCCGCCAAAGATATCATATGCTTCGATTTGGGACATAAATCCGTCGCCCCTGAAATGGGATTCCCTCGGGTCACTATATTGGGTCTGGAAGACAGTGAGCAAATCGGTCAAAGTGAAGAACATTTAGTGGTCCGGACCAATAAGAGCGATGCGTTCAAAGTGGGTGATGTCTTTTATGCGATTCCGATGCATGTCTGCCCGACCGTAGCCAAATATCAGGAAGCGATTACGATTTCCGAGGGTGAAGTAACCGGGGCTTGGCAGGTTGCCGCACAAAATAGAAGGATAACAATCTAA
- a CDS encoding RidA family protein, producing the protein MKTPSERLKELGLELPPAPPPAGLYKPVLVVDNFLYVSGQGPLLSDGSLYTGRVGENLSMQQGKDAARQVALTMLATITKHFGELDRIKRLVKTLGMVNCTPDFSDQPLVINGYSELMADVFGADNGVGVRSAVGMMLPGQVAVEIEAMFELHT; encoded by the coding sequence ATGAAAACACCTTCTGAACGCCTCAAAGAATTAGGGCTAGAACTCCCACCAGCACCACCACCCGCAGGATTATACAAACCTGTATTGGTAGTTGATAACTTTCTTTACGTTTCAGGTCAAGGCCCTTTGCTTAGCGACGGATCGCTTTACACTGGTCGCGTGGGCGAAAACCTGAGCATGCAACAAGGCAAGGATGCCGCAAGGCAAGTAGCACTGACCATGTTGGCTACTATTACGAAGCATTTTGGGGAGTTGGACCGCATTAAACGCTTGGTCAAAACACTCGGAATGGTAAATTGTACCCCGGATTTTAGCGACCAGCCCTTGGTCATCAATGGCTACAGCGAACTTATGGCCGATGTTTTCGGAGCAGATAATGGCGTCGGGGTCAGAAGTGCGGTCGGGATGATGCTTCCCGGTCAGGTGGCTGTCGAGATAGAGGCCATGTTCGAACTTCATACGTAA
- a CDS encoding DUF3140 domain-containing protein, whose amino-acid sequence MKEEEKEEIYDEFYDNVNMTPSELEDWLDTEKSKSVGQDSGDGEAIGHKSGRKIIKIKRTKKDELTDSNYEHMQKVNSYVARHKAQKPDGDVKESDWRYSLKNWGHDPLK is encoded by the coding sequence ATGAAAGAAGAAGAAAAAGAAGAAATCTACGATGAGTTTTATGATAACGTAAACATGACCCCATCGGAGTTGGAGGATTGGCTGGATACCGAAAAGTCGAAATCCGTGGGCCAGGATAGCGGTGATGGCGAAGCTATTGGGCATAAGAGCGGTCGGAAAATCATAAAAATCAAAAGAACCAAAAAAGACGAACTGACGGACTCCAACTATGAACACATGCAAAAGGTCAATTCCTATGTGGCCCGCCATAAGGCGCAAAAGCCGGACGGTGATGTAAAGGAATCCGATTGGCGTTATTCCTTAAAAAATTGGGGCCACGACCCTTTGAAATAA
- a CDS encoding toxin-antitoxin system YwqK family antitoxin has translation MTPISNFPQYRSFMIACLSLIYFAVSLTALQAQDKNPTVIDYVSTARFGKEVVYYDSSKAVLNGFYKIAEQNGAYSEATFVDGKVDGQWTAYDSFGNLDYTSTFTKGVPNGEALSYFQNGKVNNKSYWKDGKEDGEWITYDKDGHTTRTETYKDGVKEGKWTSTSKYSQNNGRKSITTEYYKNGQPTGTWDETWENGEKKWIKKYTGAKTYEEKTFHDNGTVKRVENHKDGKSHGLAEAFNEEGKKVYSITYENGLKTSDKQFFRTGEIRSVSSFNSKGKNGVFESYNELGIKTYSTTYVDGRKNGMETKYSDKGELSYEHEYKNGIQDGVHKEYNREGNLFIEGHYIDGKKEGKWKRYSPGGKVLAETIYEKGYQKSETNFD, from the coding sequence ATGACTCCGATTTCAAATTTTCCCCAGTACCGCTCTTTTATGATAGCGTGCCTAAGTTTAATCTACTTTGCCGTTTCGTTAACGGCACTGCAGGCGCAGGACAAAAACCCCACGGTAATCGATTATGTCAGTACGGCACGATTTGGAAAGGAAGTCGTCTATTATGATAGTAGTAAGGCGGTTTTAAATGGTTTTTACAAAATAGCCGAACAAAACGGAGCATACAGTGAGGCAACCTTCGTGGATGGAAAAGTAGACGGCCAGTGGACTGCCTATGATAGCTTCGGAAATCTCGACTATACATCTACTTTTACAAAGGGTGTTCCCAATGGGGAAGCACTGTCCTATTTTCAGAATGGAAAAGTCAACAATAAATCGTATTGGAAAGATGGCAAGGAGGACGGAGAGTGGATTACCTATGATAAAGACGGTCATACGACGCGCACCGAAACCTATAAAGATGGGGTAAAAGAGGGAAAATGGACCTCAACGAGCAAATATTCCCAAAATAACGGCCGTAAATCCATCACTACCGAGTATTACAAAAACGGGCAACCCACGGGTACGTGGGACGAAACTTGGGAAAACGGCGAAAAAAAATGGATCAAAAAGTACACGGGGGCCAAGACTTACGAAGAAAAAACATTCCACGATAATGGTACCGTAAAGCGCGTAGAAAACCATAAAGATGGTAAATCGCATGGTCTTGCCGAGGCATTTAACGAAGAAGGGAAAAAAGTATATAGCATTACCTACGAGAATGGACTAAAAACCAGCGATAAACAATTTTTTAGAACAGGTGAAATCAGGTCGGTAAGCAGTTTCAACAGTAAAGGTAAAAATGGTGTTTTCGAAAGCTATAATGAATTGGGCATAAAAACATACAGCACTACATATGTGGATGGCAGGAAAAACGGAATGGAAACCAAGTATTCCGATAAGGGCGAGCTATCCTATGAACACGAATACAAAAATGGCATTCAAGACGGGGTGCACAAGGAGTACAATAGGGAGGGCAACCTGTTTATAGAAGGACATTATATTGATGGAAAAAAGGAAGGAAAATGGAAACGCTATAGTCCCGGAGGCAAGGTACTCGCCGAAACCATTTACGAGAAAGGATACCAGAAGTCAGAAACCAACTTTGATTAG
- a CDS encoding aminotransferase class V-fold PLP-dependent enzyme encodes MLKRDFLKRMGQVAMVSPFLPITARTHGKSEPKPYPNGNDEAFWKRIREDYALKPDYINLENGYYNFTPQPTLDKFIEHVRMVNYEASYYMRTVQWDNKKSIAERLAKLVNCSSDELVITRNTTESLDLIVGGFPWEKGDEAIYAEQDYGSMQDHFQLMAKRYGIVNKVVSLPNHPQSDEEIVALYESKLTNRTKLIMICQMVNITGQILPVRKICDMAHVHGVEVMVDGAHCVGHIKVDLKALDCDYYGSSLHKWLSTPLGAGLLFVKKDKIANIWPLLAEHDRKPDDISRLNHTGTHPVHTDLAINDALDYLDMIGLDRKEKRMRYLQRYWSDQLRDVENVVVNTPIEKHRSCGIANVRITTMPPADFAKALLQEFKIFTVAIDRKNVQGCRITPNVYTTTDELDAFVLAVKTLAARG; translated from the coding sequence ATGTTAAAAAGAGACTTTCTAAAACGTATGGGGCAGGTGGCCATGGTATCCCCTTTTTTACCGATTACCGCCCGTACTCATGGTAAATCCGAACCAAAGCCCTATCCGAACGGGAACGACGAGGCATTTTGGAAACGGATTCGAGAGGACTATGCTTTAAAACCGGATTATATCAACCTAGAAAACGGCTATTATAATTTTACGCCACAACCTACGCTCGATAAGTTTATCGAACACGTGCGGATGGTCAATTACGAGGCTTCCTACTATATGCGAACGGTGCAATGGGACAACAAGAAAAGTATTGCCGAGCGTTTGGCAAAATTGGTAAACTGTAGCTCGGATGAACTGGTAATCACTCGAAATACCACCGAATCCTTAGATTTGATAGTCGGCGGTTTTCCCTGGGAAAAAGGGGACGAGGCCATTTATGCGGAACAGGATTATGGGTCGATGCAGGACCATTTTCAACTGATGGCAAAGCGCTACGGTATCGTCAACAAGGTGGTATCGCTCCCGAACCACCCACAATCGGATGAAGAAATCGTAGCACTTTACGAAAGTAAACTAACCAATCGTACGAAATTGATTATGATTTGCCAGATGGTGAATATCACGGGCCAAATCCTACCCGTCAGAAAAATATGTGATATGGCGCACGTTCATGGCGTTGAGGTGATGGTCGACGGCGCGCATTGTGTTGGCCACATTAAAGTTGACCTGAAAGCATTGGATTGCGATTATTACGGTAGCAGCCTGCACAAATGGTTGAGTACGCCCTTGGGTGCCGGCCTGTTGTTCGTGAAAAAGGATAAAATCGCCAACATATGGCCTTTGTTGGCCGAACATGACCGTAAGCCGGACGATATTTCCCGTTTGAACCATACCGGAACACACCCTGTACATACCGACCTTGCGATCAATGACGCTTTGGATTACCTCGATATGATCGGTCTCGATAGAAAAGAAAAACGAATGCGCTATTTACAGCGTTATTGGAGTGATCAATTACGCGATGTTGAAAATGTGGTCGTCAACACCCCAATTGAAAAGCATCGCAGTTGTGGGATTGCGAACGTAAGAATTACAACCATGCCGCCTGCTGATTTTGCGAAGGCCTTGCTGCAGGAATTCAAGATATTTACGGTGGCCATCGATCGCAAGAACGTGCAAGGCTGCCGAATTACCCCGAATGTGTATACCACAACCGATGAGTTGGATGCCTTTGTACTTGCGGTAAAGACCTTGGCAGCTCGGGGTTGA